The Meriones unguiculatus strain TT.TT164.6M chromosome 1, Bangor_MerUng_6.1, whole genome shotgun sequence genome has a segment encoding these proteins:
- the Adra2a gene encoding alpha-2A adrenergic receptor, translating into MFRQEQPLAEGSFAPMGSLQPDAGNGSWNGSEAPGGGARATPYSLQVTLTLVCLAGLLMLFTVFGNVLVIIAVFTSRALKAPQNLFLVSLASADILVATLVIPFSLANEVMGYWYFGKVWCEIYLALDVLFCTSSIVHLCAISLDRYWSITQAIEYNLKRTPRRIKAIIVTVWVISAVISFPPLISIEKKGAGGGPQPAEPSCKINDQKWYVISSSIGSFFAPCLIMILVYVRIYQIAKRRTRVPPSRRGPDAGSAPPGEAERRPNGLGPERGAGAEAEPLPAQLNGAPGEPAPAGPRDGDALDLEESSSSEHAERPPGPRRPERGPRAKGKPRPSQVKPGDSLARRGPAGLGAAGPGPGPGEERGGAAKASRWRGRQNREKRFTFVLAVVIGVFVVCWFPFFFTYTLIAVGCPVPYQLFNFFFWFGYCNSSLNPVIYTIFNHDFRRAFKKILCRGDRKRIV; encoded by the coding sequence ATGTTCCGCCAGGAGCAGCCGCTGGCCGAGGGCAGCTTCGCGCCCATGGGCTCCCTGCAGCCGGACGCGGGCAACGGCAGCTGGAACGGGAGCGAGGCGCCTGGGGGCGGCGCCCGGGCCACCCCTTACTCCCTGCAGGTGACGCTGACGCTGGTGTGCCTGGCTGGCCTGCTGATGCTGTTCACGGTGTTCGGCAACGTGCTGGTTATCATCGCCGTGTTCACCAGCCGCGCGCTCAAGGCGCCCCAGAACCTCTTCCTGGTGTCCCTGGCCTCAGCGGACATCCTGGTGGCCACGCTGGTCATTCCTTTCTCTTTGGCCAACGAGGTGATGGGTTATTGGTACTTCGGGAAGGTGTGGTGCGAGATCTACCTGGCTCTCGACGTGCTCTTCTGCACGTCGTCCATCGTGCACCTGTGCGCCATCAGCTTGGACCGCTACTGGTCCATCACGCAGGCCATCGAGTACAACCTGAAGCGCACGCCGCGCCGCATCAAGGCCATCATTGTCACCGTGTGGGTCATCTCGGCCGTCATCTCCTTCCCGCCGCTCATCTCCATAGAGAAGAAGGGCGCGGGCGGCGGGCCGCAGCCGGCGGAGCCTAGCTGCAAGATCAACGACCAGAAGTGGTACGTCATCTCGTCGTCCATCGGCTCCTTCTTCGCGCCTTGCCTCATCATGATCCTGGTCTACGTGCGCATCTACCAGATCGCCAAGCGGCGCACCCGCGTGCCGCCCAGCCGCCGGGGCCCGGACGCCGGCTCGGCGCCGCCGGGGGAGGCCGAGCGCAGACCCAACGGCCTGGGCCCGGAGCGCGGCGCGGGCGCCGAGGCCGAGCCGCTGCCCGCCCAGCTCAACGGCGCCCCGGGGGAGCCCGCGCCCGCGGGGCCCCGTGACGGGGATGCGCTGGACCTGGAGGAGAGCTCGTCGTCCGAGCACGCCGAGCGCCCGCCGGGGCCCCGTCGACCCGAGCGCGGGCCCCGGGCCAAGGGCAAGCCCCGGCCGAGCCAGGTGAAGCCGGGGGACAGCCTGGCGCGGCGCGGGCCCGCGGGGCTCGGGGCCGCGGGGCCCGGGCCGGGGCCGGGAGAGGAGCGCGGCGGCGCCGCCAAAGCGTCGCGCTGGCGCGGGCGGCAGAACCGCGAGAAGCGCTTCACGTTCGTGCTGGCCGTGGTCATCGGCGTGTTTGTGGTGTGCTGGTTCCCGTTCTTCTTCACCTACACGCTCATAGCGGTCGGCTGCCCCGTGCCCTACCAGCTCTTCAACTTCTTTTTCTGGTTCGGCTACTGCAACAGCTCCCTGAACCCGGTTATCTACACCATCTTCAACCACGACTTCCGCCGCGCCTTCAAGAAGATCCTCTGCCGCGGGGACAGAAAGCGCATCGTGTGA